In Nitratireductor mangrovi, the genomic window CCGGCTAGCGAAGGAACGGCATCACGGCCACCGGCTCGTGGCCATGGCCGGCAAGAAAACTGGCAAGGCGTTCGGGATCCGGATTGGCCGGGTCGCCATAGTCGCGCGCGTGGATGCCGCCGGAAACGTAGAGTGCATCGATGCCGTTCTGCACCGCGCCCTTCAGATCGGTAAGCGCGCCGTCGCCGATGGCCAGCGCGTCGTCCTTGCCGACCGGGCGTCCGAGCACCTCGCCAGCCTCCTTCAGCGCCTGCTCGTAGATCGGCCGGTGCGGCTTGCCGGCAATCAGCGTACGGCCGCCAAGCTGGGTGAAGTCGCGCGCCAGCGCCCCGGCGCACCAGACCAGCCGGTCGCCGCGCTCGACCACGATGTCGGGATTGGCGCAGACGAAAGGCAGGTCGCGGGCGCGCAGCCGGCGCAGCATCTCGGCATAGTCTTCAGGGGTCTCGGTCTCGTCGTCGACAAGCCCGGTGCAGACCACGGCGGAAGCCTCCGGTTCCTCGGCGAGCTCCACGTCGATGCCGTCGAAGATCGAGAGGTCGCGGTCGGGGCCGATATGCATGACGCGGCGCGGACCCGAGCGGATCAGGTCGCGCGTGACATCGCCCGACGTCACCACGCGGTCATAGGCGGTATCGGGCACGCCGAGGATGCCGAGTTGCTCCGTCACGTCGGCGCGCGGGCGCGGCGCATTGGTGATCAGCACCACCGCCTTGCCCGCCGCGCGCGCCCGCTCGAGCGCCGCGCAGGCATCGGGAAAGGCGCGTACCCCATTGTGGACCACGCCCCAGACATCGCACAGGATGACCGCATAACGATCCGAAATCGCCTCGAGCGTATCGATCGGGTTCGCGGTGATGGTCATGAGGCTCCGCCGGGAAATCGACAATGCCGCCCTGGGCGGGCGTTTCACGGTGTCGGCAATTAACCGAACCCGTTCACCGTGTCACCAGCTTTCGCTTAACGCGCGCCGCCCGGCGTGGGAAAATGCCGCCGGTAAATCGAGAGGACGGACGGCTTTGCAGGTCATGGGATCGGGGTTTTCGCGGATGGTTCGCGCGCGCCGGGCAGCCTTTTGGGGCGCGCCGCCGGCGCTGCTCGTCGCGACGCCTGCGGCCGCGGCGGAAAACGCCGCAGCCCTCCCCACTGCTGCCGTCTTCGGCGCACTCGCCGTGGCGCTCCTCGCCCTGATCATTGCCTGGATCGCCCTCGCCCGGGCCCGGCGCGTCGCGCAACAGTTCGACACGCTGCTTTATTCCGTCGATCACGCTCTGCGCCAGGTCGCCTCGACCAGCGTCTCCAGCGCCAGCACCATCGGCGAGATGCAGGACGCCATGCGCGGCGAAA contains:
- a CDS encoding TIGR01459 family HAD-type hydrolase produces the protein MTITANPIDTLEAISDRYAVILCDVWGVVHNGVRAFPDACAALERARAAGKAVVLITNAPRPRADVTEQLGILGVPDTAYDRVVTSGDVTRDLIRSGPRRVMHIGPDRDLSIFDGIDVELAEEPEASAVVCTGLVDDETETPEDYAEMLRRLRARDLPFVCANPDIVVERGDRLVWCAGALARDFTQLGGRTLIAGKPHRPIYEQALKEAGEVLGRPVGKDDALAIGDGALTDLKGAVQNGIDALYVSGGIHARDYGDPANPDPERLASFLAGHGHEPVAVMPFLR